The genomic segment TTTAACAACCACAAAGAGAGGCGGATTGAGCTTTGACGTACGTGGTTCAGTACTTTagacctatgttgctcggactcgtcAAAAATGTCAACGGATGcgtgtcggattctccaaaagtagtgtGTTTTTGGAGAATCCGATACGGGTGCGTCATCGAAAGTGAAGAGTTTGCGCAACTTAGCTTTAGACGCagaacataaatttatgtgtaaacaTCCActaaaatttcaataaatagtagatatgaacccataacttcaAAAATGTAATGGTTCGAGAACCTTACAGTTTGAACCCATAAAGCTTAAATTCTTGATCCGCCTCTGACCATATATTTAGTATCACAACGCAACACATTTTCTTATAGTAATTTTGATATAGTTTGTTTCTGTTTTCTTTTGAGAGTTCAGACAGAATTTAGTTACCAAAGTTGGGTCCCTATAGTCATCCCTACCATATTTGACCATCTAAGCTTAGGTGGACTGGTTTGAGCAGAAATTGATATTTATATTTGTGTTTTATGCAAGAGTCGATGCATTCATCTTCATGAGGACTTCTATCTTACTGCATACCTATTAAATCCCTAAAAGTCTTCTTTACGCATTTTGTGTGTTTTGTTCAATGCTTCTTAGGTGCAGGCTACCATTACTCGAACTGAGGAACCAAAATGGTGGGAGCGAAATGCAGGGCCTAACATGATTGACATTCATTCAACACAGGAATTCTTGGATGCTTTAAGTCAGGCTGGAGAACGACTTGTTATTGTAGAATTCTATGGAACATGGTGTGCTTCCTGCAAAGCTCTATTTCCCAAGGTAAATACTTCTTGCTGTGCCCATTATGAAAGCCTATAGTTTTACGCCGATGCAGTTATTTCTAATGTAAAGAGCAGGTTTAAAGAAGATAGTTCATTCTGTTTCAGCAGCTTTTAAGGATCTTATATTGGTAGTTAGAGGGCAAAAGAACATTTTCCTTGCAACAAGTTGTAATCTCTACTGCGTTTTTGCCCTCTTCAAGCAGTAAGATTTGTGTTCAATATAGCAGATTTTGCAAGTAGATTCTGTTCAATTTTCCAGTGGCCATAAGTgtgaaaacaaaacaaaggtaTATTCCTTCCTAAACATGCAGACACTATAACTAATCTGACAATGATTCAGCTTCATTTACAAGATCCATTCTgcacaaaaataaaacaaaaaagtttaatagtaccagtttcaaaaaaaaaaaaagccaaaaaagtGCAGGCTGCCTTCAGCTTTTCAATAGAGTTGTATTTCTCTTGTGGGTTTTGTGCCTAAACTTGGTTGTTTACTATATTATAAAACTTCTAGGGGAAAGTTAATGCTTTCTAATTCCTTACATCTCAAGGTTATTGATCGCAAtatccaattaaaattggcacTCTTTCCGTAGAGTTCTGTGTAACAGGTTATTTTTTCTTCACTCACTTTCTCTCTTATATTTGTTCTTAAAACCtcaaatttgaagtttataaaCAGATCTAAGTGCTCCTAAAAGAAAATTATCATTTCATATGCACAGAATTAGATTTCCATATTGATTGTCTAAACAGAACAAGAGACTATTCCAGCACGTGtctgattttatttaccgagagAACTTGCATATTCTAAGTTCTAACATAGCAGACAGTATATCAGAAGGAAGTCCAACATTTTCTtgatacatatcatataaaggatTGTGCGAAAGCATAATAAATTTGATGCGTATTCGAAGCTCTAACATAGCAGACAGTATATCAGAAGGAAGTCAAACATTTTCTTGTCTCTGAAATTGTTTcttgatacatattatataaagGAGTGTGCAAAAGCATAATAACTTTGAATCATCATcctgtttcttgaattttactGGTGGTCGATTTCCCTATACAGTTTGGTTGAGCTACAAGAACAGTATGATGACTTCTGAATCAGCTTGTATAAAAGATTTCAATTCTCCTCACCCAAGCTTTTTGCATTGTAtatatggtttacttgagttgaACAATGGTTTGAATCTGTATATTAAGCCACGTCAAGAAGATAACTGGTCTTTAAGATTGCTTTCGctccaattctctagaatttgaTTTTACATTTTTCACTTTGCAGCTCTGCAGAACTGCCAAGGAGCACCCCGGAATCATGTTTCTGAAAGTCAATTTTGATGCAAATAAGTCAATGTGCAAGGCTTTGAATGTAAAAGTCCTCCCATATTTCCATTTCTACCGTGGAGCTGATGGACAACTGGAGTCCTTCTCTTGTTCACTTGCCAAAGTAAGACGTCTGATAATTTGTTTTCTCCATTTGGACGTAATTAGCTATCTTTTACTAGTTTCActtgatgatcatgatgataAATTGAATTACAAGGTTGAAGAACATGTTGAGACTACTCTCTGTCTCTCTTAAATACCTTCTATCGTTTCATTTTTTGATAAGAGTATAAAATCAACCTCTATTACTCAAGAATTTGAAGAGGACCGTTATTTTCCGAGTCCATTTGAACTAATAAATCTTTGTTTATGCACGGCAAAATTATTGACAGTCCTTTGAGGCTAACCAACATGATAGATTTTCTGGATAACCTTGTTGTGGTAATCTTTTATGCAGTTCCAGAAGATAAAAGATGCAATCCAATTACATAACACAGACCGCTGCAGTATTGGCCCGCCAGTAGGAGTGGGAGATCTCACACTTGAACTCCTTTCTGTGAAAAAGGCTTCTGCATAGAGTTGC from the Lycium ferocissimum isolate CSIRO_LF1 chromosome 11, AGI_CSIRO_Lferr_CH_V1, whole genome shotgun sequence genome contains:
- the LOC132037730 gene encoding thioredoxin-like 2, chloroplastic isoform X1, giving the protein MADLMGFCLNSLRFSSSCPNSSLLSSFSSCLNSTHTSNQRLHKRGVSLCDSPSTSVEFVSRIAFSPNKRFPALKVQATITRTEEPKWWERNAGPNMIDIHSTQEFLDALSQAGERLVIVEFYGTWCASCKALFPKILQVDSVQFSSGHKCENKTKLCRTAKEHPGIMFLKVNFDANKSMCKALNVKVLPYFHFYRGADGQLESFSCSLAKFQKIKDAIQLHNTDRCSIGPPVGVGDLTLELLSVKKASA
- the LOC132037730 gene encoding thioredoxin-like 2, chloroplastic isoform X2; translation: MADLMGFCLNSLRFSSSCPNSSLLSSFSSCLNSTHTSNQRLHKRGVSLCDSPSTSVEFVSRIAFSPNKRFPALKVQATITRTEEPKWWERNAGPNMIDIHSTQEFLDALSQAGERLVIVEFYGTWCASCKALFPKLCRTAKEHPGIMFLKVNFDANKSMCKALNVKVLPYFHFYRGADGQLESFSCSLAKFQKIKDAIQLHNTDRCSIGPPVGVGDLTLELLSVKKASA